A genomic region of Streptosporangium lutulentum contains the following coding sequences:
- a CDS encoding XRE family transcriptional regulator — translation MSGRQHRETELARQIRAKGLAVGQGSAHIAELIYEKCNPQFGTTRIKGHRLAHGVALADVIEQIRALFERDGKSAPGIGETLLSAYESGLKRPGPEYLHYLCTAYRVEPVSLGYDGPCICGHGHRLSGVVRGDLHDGKPDTSPGRDESLIQAIRGASSVVGGEEDENVLRRTLLQLLAGTGIALDGQVLGSVENIRRRMDDTLVSATVSAAMLDQWEEATIGFGRQYMNTPPLRLLCDVLLEFSAVRKAMEQRQPVDLQERLCRMAAQLSGLSGMIMINLGDHRLARSFFRTGRTAADETGDRALRAWVTAREALVPLYYGDPREALNLAKKSRDMAGQTPCAAQAMAPVVEARALAMLSGSGKKDVVDQAKRALSRARAAFSQMTANEQDDSTFGYTERQLYFHQGDALVKLGQAMEADLILEQALTKYGPSDWLDPTFIKFDRAQCKLLEGDIDEAMEMAQKTLASLGDGCRPGILMQRAHEMAREVEAKDPNHKGLKLFQEALRAAPMEDPGGDA, via the coding sequence ATGTCCGGCAGGCAGCACAGGGAGACGGAATTAGCGCGGCAGATTCGGGCCAAAGGCCTGGCTGTCGGGCAGGGCTCGGCGCATATCGCCGAGTTGATCTATGAAAAGTGTAATCCACAATTTGGGACAACAAGGATTAAAGGTCATCGCCTTGCGCATGGCGTCGCCCTCGCGGATGTGATCGAACAGATAAGGGCGCTGTTCGAACGTGACGGAAAATCGGCACCAGGTATAGGTGAGACGCTTCTCTCCGCCTATGAGAGCGGGCTGAAACGGCCCGGTCCCGAATACCTCCACTACCTGTGCACCGCCTACCGGGTCGAACCGGTCTCCCTCGGATACGACGGCCCCTGCATCTGTGGCCACGGTCACAGGCTGTCAGGGGTGGTCCGAGGCGATCTCCACGATGGAAAACCCGATACGTCCCCCGGTCGAGACGAGTCGCTGATCCAGGCGATCAGAGGCGCCTCTTCTGTGGTCGGGGGTGAGGAGGACGAGAACGTGCTACGGAGAACGCTTTTACAGCTCCTGGCCGGGACCGGCATCGCGCTGGACGGGCAGGTACTCGGATCTGTGGAGAACATTCGCAGAAGGATGGACGACACCCTGGTGTCGGCCACCGTCTCGGCCGCGATGCTGGATCAGTGGGAGGAAGCCACCATCGGCTTCGGCCGCCAATACATGAACACCCCGCCGCTGAGGCTGCTCTGCGACGTGCTCCTGGAGTTCAGCGCCGTGCGCAAGGCCATGGAGCAGCGCCAGCCGGTGGACCTGCAGGAGCGACTGTGTCGCATGGCCGCTCAGCTCTCGGGGCTGAGCGGCATGATCATGATTAACCTCGGTGACCACCGGCTTGCCCGATCCTTCTTCAGGACCGGCAGGACGGCCGCGGACGAGACCGGGGACCGCGCGCTCCGAGCCTGGGTGACGGCCAGGGAGGCCCTGGTCCCGCTCTACTACGGAGATCCGCGCGAAGCCCTCAACCTCGCCAAGAAGAGCCGCGACATGGCCGGCCAGACGCCCTGCGCGGCTCAGGCCATGGCGCCGGTCGTCGAGGCCCGCGCTCTGGCCATGCTGTCGGGTTCGGGCAAGAAGGACGTGGTCGACCAGGCCAAGCGGGCGCTGTCGCGGGCCAGGGCGGCGTTCTCCCAGATGACCGCGAACGAGCAGGACGACTCGACCTTCGGCTACACCGAGCGCCAGCTCTACTTCCACCAGGGAGACGCGCTGGTGAAGCTGGGGCAGGCGATGGAGGCCGACCTCATCCTGGAGCAGGCGCTCACGAAGTACGGTCCGTCCGACTGGCTCGACCCGACCTTCATCAAGTTCGATCGCGCCCAGTGCAAACTTCTCGAGGGTGACATCGACGAGGCGATGGAGATGGCCCAGAAGACGCTCGCGAGCCTGGGCGACGGTTGCAGGCCCGGCATCCTCATGCAACGCGCCCATGAGATGGCCAGGGAGGTGGAGGCCAAGGACCCCAACCACAAGGGTCTCAAGCTCTTCCAGGAGGCGTTGCGCGCCGCGCCGATGGAGGACCCGGGGGGTGATGCATGA
- a CDS encoding GNAT family N-acetyltransferase yields MKARIRRYRWSDLESVWALHQICLAQVGLAPGDGVYYEDDFPRINEIYLADGGEFLVGEIPGGRIIAMGGLRRVDDQSAEMCRMRVHPEFQRRGLGAQMVTALETRAIELGYVRLCGDTTLNQPAAMELYRKYGWREIRREERGGCVVIYGEKDLVVAMSPLVK; encoded by the coding sequence ATGAAGGCCAGAATCCGGCGTTATCGCTGGTCTGACCTCGAATCCGTCTGGGCGTTGCATCAGATCTGCCTTGCCCAGGTCGGCCTCGCACCGGGAGACGGCGTCTACTACGAAGACGATTTCCCCCGGATCAACGAGATCTATCTCGCCGACGGCGGAGAGTTCCTCGTGGGGGAGATCCCCGGTGGGCGCATCATCGCCATGGGCGGGTTGCGCCGCGTCGACGATCAGAGTGCGGAGATGTGCCGCATGCGGGTCCATCCGGAATTCCAGCGACGCGGGCTCGGCGCCCAGATGGTCACGGCACTGGAGACGCGCGCGATCGAGCTGGGCTACGTCCGGCTCTGCGGTGACACCACCCTGAATCAGCCGGCCGCGATGGAGCTCTATCGCAAGTACGGCTGGCGTGAGATCCGCAGGGAAGAGCGCGGTGGATGTGTGGTGATCTATGGAGAGAAAGACCTGGTTGTTGCCATGTCTCCCTTGGTTAAGTAA
- a CDS encoding NUDIX hydrolase, which yields MSASQVNDRPAARVICVDGAGRVLLMHWRDTLSGQTLWEPPGGGIDPGETPFEAARRELTEETGLPGDAVLNLWVPVRRDFRWLGVHYAKTERFYLARFESTPEVDPKAFTSEEETTYLGFEWFTPEEMAEFPDILQPSDLLEVVSRITQLAP from the coding sequence ATGAGCGCCTCTCAGGTGAACGACCGGCCCGCGGCCCGGGTGATCTGCGTGGACGGCGCGGGCCGGGTGCTGCTGATGCACTGGCGAGACACACTCAGCGGCCAGACCCTGTGGGAGCCGCCGGGAGGCGGGATCGACCCCGGCGAGACGCCCTTCGAGGCCGCGCGGCGCGAGCTGACCGAGGAGACCGGTCTGCCGGGCGACGCGGTGCTGAACCTGTGGGTGCCGGTGCGCCGGGATTTCCGCTGGCTCGGCGTTCACTACGCCAAGACCGAACGGTTCTACCTGGCCAGGTTCGAGAGCACCCCCGAGGTGGACCCGAAGGCGTTCACCTCCGAGGAGGAGACCACCTACCTGGGCTTCGAATGGTTCACCCCCGAGGAGATGGCCGAGTTTCCCGACATCCTCCAGCCTTCCGACCTTCTGGAGGTCGTCTCCCGAATCACCCAACTGGCCCCATAA
- the purU gene encoding formyltetrahydrofolate deformylase, producing MSSRAEFVLTLSCPDRPGVVAAVSGLLAGQGCNIIESQQFGDTDGRFFMRVQFASTVSDGELRTAFAALAPEFGMEFKLRDVAVKPRVLVMVSKFGHCLNDLLYRTRSGLLDIEIVSVVSNHPDLRPLTQSYGIDYHHLPVTPETKSRQEAEVLTLVDHYRADLVVLARYMQVLSEDLCVKLAGNVINIHHSFLPSFKGAKPYHQAHSRGVKLIGATAHYVTADLDEGPIIEQEVARVNHTHSAEDLAAIGRDVECQALARAVRWHTEQRVLLDGHKTIVFPR from the coding sequence ATGAGTTCCAGGGCCGAGTTTGTGTTGACATTGTCCTGCCCGGACCGTCCCGGTGTGGTGGCCGCGGTCTCCGGCCTGCTCGCCGGGCAGGGGTGCAACATCATCGAGAGCCAGCAGTTCGGGGACACCGACGGGCGTTTCTTCATGCGGGTGCAGTTCGCCTCCACGGTGTCCGACGGCGAGCTTCGTACGGCCTTCGCCGCGCTCGCCCCCGAATTCGGCATGGAGTTCAAGCTCCGTGACGTGGCCGTCAAGCCGCGGGTGCTGGTGATGGTGAGCAAGTTCGGCCACTGCCTGAACGACCTGCTCTACCGGACCCGCTCCGGTCTGCTCGACATCGAGATCGTCTCGGTGGTCTCCAACCACCCCGACCTTCGGCCTCTGACCCAGTCCTACGGCATCGACTACCACCACCTGCCGGTCACCCCCGAGACCAAGTCCAGGCAGGAGGCGGAGGTCCTGACCCTGGTCGACCACTACCGGGCCGATCTGGTGGTGCTCGCCCGCTACATGCAGGTGCTGTCGGAAGACCTCTGCGTCAAGCTCGCGGGCAACGTGATCAACATCCACCACTCGTTCCTGCCGTCGTTCAAGGGGGCCAAGCCGTATCACCAGGCTCACTCACGGGGCGTGAAGCTGATCGGCGCGACCGCGCACTACGTGACCGCCGACCTCGACGAGGGCCCGATCATCGAGCAGGAGGTCGCCCGGGTCAATCACACCCACTCCGCGGAGGATCTCGCCGCCATCGGCCGCGACGTCGAGTGCCAGGCCCTTGCCCGCGCCGTTCGCTGGCACACCGAACAGCGTGTCCTGCTCGACGGCCACAAGACGATCGTCTTCCCGCGCTAG
- the hypE gene encoding hydrogenase expression/formation protein HypE, whose product MSIGEGVTGPVETSAREAPERITPVDREQQVLDRIERVRHRKARVREDLITLAHGAGGKATHTLIEAVFLESFRNPLLEPLEDGAVVDGLAFTTDSYVVTPLFFPGGDIGDLAVNGTVNDLAMCGARPRYLSAGFILEEGFPVADLRRITASMAAAARAADVWIVTGDTKVVERGKADGCYITTSGVGTLDRPTRLSAAAALPGDVVIVSGPIGEHGITIMLARGELDIEADLTSDTAPLNALTGLLLDACGDGQVRCLRDATRGGVATIVNEVAAASKVAVVLEEDAIPVRPAVRGACELLGIDPLYVACEGRMVAVVAERSAEVALAALRSHPLGAGAAVIGRIGGDPPGLVLLKTSFGGTRIVDLLVGDPLPRIC is encoded by the coding sequence GTGAGCATCGGGGAAGGCGTCACCGGCCCGGTGGAGACGTCGGCACGGGAGGCCCCGGAGCGGATCACGCCCGTGGACCGCGAGCAACAGGTCCTGGACCGGATCGAGCGGGTACGCCACCGCAAGGCCCGCGTGCGGGAGGACCTCATCACCCTCGCGCACGGCGCGGGTGGCAAGGCCACGCACACCCTGATCGAGGCGGTGTTCCTGGAGTCCTTCCGCAACCCGCTGCTGGAGCCCCTGGAAGATGGCGCGGTCGTCGACGGGCTGGCCTTCACCACCGACTCGTACGTGGTGACGCCGCTGTTCTTCCCCGGGGGCGACATCGGCGACCTGGCGGTCAACGGCACCGTCAACGACCTGGCGATGTGCGGGGCGCGCCCCCGCTACCTGTCGGCCGGATTCATCCTTGAGGAAGGCTTTCCCGTCGCCGACCTGAGGCGCATCACCGCCTCCATGGCGGCGGCGGCTCGGGCGGCGGACGTGTGGATCGTCACCGGCGACACCAAGGTCGTGGAGAGAGGCAAGGCCGACGGCTGCTACATCACCACCTCGGGTGTCGGGACGCTCGACCGGCCCACCCGGCTGAGCGCCGCCGCGGCCCTGCCCGGGGACGTCGTCATCGTGTCCGGACCGATCGGCGAGCACGGGATCACGATCATGCTCGCCCGGGGGGAACTCGACATCGAGGCCGACCTCACCTCGGACACCGCGCCGCTCAACGCCCTGACCGGCCTGCTGCTGGACGCCTGCGGGGACGGGCAGGTGCGCTGCCTTCGGGACGCCACCCGCGGCGGGGTGGCGACGATCGTCAACGAGGTGGCGGCGGCCTCGAAGGTCGCCGTCGTGCTGGAGGAGGACGCGATCCCGGTACGCCCCGCCGTACGCGGGGCATGCGAACTACTGGGGATCGATCCGCTCTACGTCGCCTGTGAGGGCCGGATGGTCGCGGTGGTGGCCGAGCGGTCCGCCGAGGTCGCGCTGGCCGCCCTGCGCTCCCATCCACTCGGCGCGGGCGCGGCCGTCATCGGACGGATCGGCGGCGACCCGCCGGGGCTGGTCCTGCTGAAGACCTCCTTCGGAGGTACCCGCATCGTCGATCTGCTGGTCGGCGACCCCCTGCCGAGAATCTGCTGA
- the hypD gene encoding hydrogenase formation protein HypD: MRFVDEYRDAYKARMLAARISALCEPGRTYKFMEVCGGHTHTIYKHGLEDYLPEAVTLVHGPGCPVCVIPMGRVDDAIHIAGQPDVIMTSFGDMMRVPGGNGSFLDAKARGADIRMVYSPLDALKIARQNPGKRVVFMAIGFETTAPSTAMTVLRAKAEGITNFSIFCNHVTIIPAIKAILDSPDLRLDGFIGPGHVSTVIGCRPYEFIARDYGKPLVVAGFEPLDVLHTVYRILVQLAGGQAEIDNQYARVVPWDGNPKALGVINEVMEPRPYFEWRGLGFISQSALRVAERYADFDAERIFQIPGSRVADPKACQCGEVLKGVLKPWECKVFGTACTPETPIGTCMVSSEGACAAYYNFGRFSRERVKEATQR, encoded by the coding sequence ATGCGCTTCGTCGACGAATACCGTGACGCCTACAAGGCCCGGATGCTGGCCGCGCGGATCTCCGCCCTGTGCGAGCCGGGCCGGACCTACAAGTTCATGGAGGTGTGCGGCGGGCACACCCACACGATCTACAAGCACGGGCTGGAGGACTACCTGCCCGAGGCGGTCACGCTGGTGCACGGCCCCGGCTGTCCCGTCTGCGTGATCCCCATGGGCCGGGTGGACGACGCCATCCACATCGCCGGGCAGCCAGACGTGATCATGACCTCGTTCGGCGACATGATGCGCGTGCCCGGGGGGAACGGGTCCTTCCTCGACGCCAAGGCGCGGGGCGCCGACATCCGCATGGTCTACTCCCCGCTGGACGCCCTGAAGATCGCCCGGCAGAACCCCGGCAAACGCGTGGTCTTCATGGCGATCGGCTTCGAGACCACCGCCCCCTCGACGGCGATGACCGTCCTGCGCGCGAAGGCCGAGGGGATCACCAACTTCTCGATCTTCTGCAACCACGTGACGATCATTCCCGCGATCAAGGCGATCCTGGACTCCCCGGACCTGCGCCTCGACGGGTTCATCGGGCCGGGCCACGTCTCCACCGTGATCGGTTGCCGGCCGTACGAATTCATCGCGCGCGACTACGGCAAGCCCCTGGTGGTGGCCGGGTTCGAGCCGCTCGACGTGCTGCACACGGTCTACCGGATCCTCGTGCAGCTGGCCGGCGGGCAGGCCGAGATCGACAACCAGTACGCCCGGGTGGTCCCGTGGGACGGCAACCCCAAGGCTCTCGGCGTCATCAACGAGGTGATGGAGCCGCGGCCGTACTTCGAGTGGCGCGGGCTGGGGTTCATCTCGCAGTCGGCGCTGAGGGTCGCGGAGCGGTACGCCGACTTCGACGCCGAACGGATCTTCCAGATTCCCGGCAGCCGGGTGGCCGACCCCAAGGCGTGCCAGTGCGGTGAGGTGCTCAAGGGGGTGCTCAAGCCGTGGGAGTGCAAGGTGTTCGGCACCGCGTGCACTCCTGAGACGCCGATCGGCACGTGCATGGTGTCGTCCGAGGGCGCGTGCGCGGCGTACTACAACTTCGGCCGGTTCTCGCGCGAGCGCGTCAAGGAGGCGACCCAGAGGTGA